The Candidatus Methylomirabilis sp. region GTGAGGGGGAGAGGGGAGGGTGAGGGGGCCGCGATGCGGATCGGGACCGCGCCGATCAACTGGAACAACGCCGATCTCCCAGACTGGCGCCCGGTCGTTCCCTACGAGCGGGCGCTCGGGGAGATGCGGGAGGCCGGCTACGAGGGGACGGAGTACGGCGCCGGGTTCCCTGAGGACCCCGCCAAGCTCCGGGCGGACCTGGCCGCCCACGGCCTCGCCCTGGCCTCGACGTTCTGCTGGGTGGACTTGCGGGAGGAGCGGCGG contains the following coding sequences:
- a CDS encoding inositol catabolism protein yields the protein MRIGTAPINWNNADLPDWRPVVPYERALGEMREAGYEGTEYGAGFPEDPAKLRADLAAHGLALASTFCWVDLREERR